A window from Purpureocillium takamizusanense chromosome 3, complete sequence encodes these proteins:
- a CDS encoding uncharacterized protein (EggNog:ENOG503PGRT) codes for MAPETRSRGVPPPNRVYNSSPALQQVQFPSRRKKIRTYGRRTSLHTPSLRQQTLTQIDFVSSFDGDDDGGDDVITLTDSEDETTRPHVPEKQDSGGDDKENRNPKSRAKGKAKARATVRVQGDGGGDGDGDDDDEPVPVSRRRRRKRPSTGATDMKSKRRRTLGDDIPENTASRPKSVKDSRTSRRRTVGDAPSSSSKYHTQTLTQFLGQRSFIADSDDEGDDLGLVPSEDEGDKGNDDGFMEWLGEPGSPSVRRSRTRQRRSAPPSPQKPRTSKSSQGPACPSREESVIPQTPVKRTTDAGTTPCLGENDSSKVLDSPCTTLIDRYGAPDAQTSPLKDRASPTAPPPLQLTGVPKHLDATPTRRKPAMVIQDSFATTGSWASPTRSQHKASQKADASAAATPMEAPRRPGRDPSAKLGASSAAGRVSTSPDKVNTDKSPKKAVGGLSEIPDSDEEDEGFDAEESMRGGGELEEARDRDEHHFVVGAETQLVMSELASSEALQQSLGRPVSVPARSSSSLSSISEQSSSAAPQAVSCPPATLPRPPPSEHQESRSRQEPSAAKPSTKPIRKPLYHPVSPSQPRQSQPFESQRVHVTILQSLAPPTPRSDILLPLSTVQLEPLVSGHVVHVVMPFKIPTQVVRFWLLERSMLRYMACVEPYPPDGEPLPIPVTGSRGSWRYYVRQVYQLNNPVAEPDMREEGWLDKSEAIGKYVYLPPAMIGQLLWNLRHALFGDDAEEERASDSDEEAVAEAGTTHAEPPEQPLPSGRGQTPSGSLTVSQQVTAQIHSDIAYSTQFIPSTPLDDGQEDQNGTSPRVGEGTTPRLGEPPSSSIKPPPPPPPPPAFAASSSSARRLRTPRQARYTSATTTTTTSTTTTTIRPSQATTASQPSSPEQSHPRPHLHHNAPPARHRRLRTTPNTTTARSPHHHHQPPPQQPSSSNNSLHFLDHGASLVSMPPCSPTSPLLQPGDLPLPSSSSSLPASSQLLTKSQMLPDSLLRDGLPPPPLPPAFAKSGAGAATSAREIWDSDDDDVPL; via the coding sequence atggcccccgAGACGCGTTCCCGCGGCGTGCCTCCCCCGAACCGTGTGTACaactcgtcgcccgcgctgcAGCAAGTGCAGttcccgtcgcggcgcaaGAAGATCCGCACGTACGGCCGACGGACCTCGTTACACACGCCCTCCCTACGACAGCAGACGCTCACGCAGATTGACTTTGTCTCGagcttcgacggcgacgatgatggcggcgacgatgtcaTTACCTTGACGGACAGCGAGGACGAAACAACACGGCCGCACGTTCCCGAGAAGCAGGAcagcggcggtgacgacaaGGAGAATAGAAATCCAAAAAGTCGAGCCAAGGggaaggccaaggccagggCGACGGTACGCGTGCAAggggacggcgggggcgacggcgacggcgacgatgacgacgagcccgtacccgtgtcgaggaggagaaggagaaagAGGCCATCCACCGGCGCGACGGACATGAAATCGAAGCGCAGGCGAACGCTAGGCGATGATATCCCCGAGAACACGGCAAGTAGGCCAAAGAGCGTCAAGGACAGCAGGACTTCGCGTCGGAGGACCGTGGGGGATGCaccttcatcgtcatcaaAGTATCATACACAGACCTTGACGCAATTTCTCGGCCAACGGTCCTTCATTGCCGActcagacgacgagggcgacgaccttggcctcgttCCGAGCGAAGACGAAGGCGACAAGGGAAACGATGACGGCTTCATGGAGTGGCTCGGCGAACCGGGAAGTCCCAGTGTGCGACGATCCAGGACTCGACAGCGCAGATCCGCGCCCCCATCGCCTCAGAAGCCGAGAACCAGCAAGTCCAGTCAGGGGCCGGCGTGTCCGTCTAGAGAGGAGTCTGTGATACCGCAGACACCCGTGAAGCGCACCACCGACGCCGGCACTACCCCCTGCCTTGGCGAAAATGACTCCAGCAAGGTCCTGGACTCTCCCTGTACGACGCTCATCGACCGCTACGGGGCCCCGGATGCGCAAACCTCTCCACTCAAGGACCGTGCCTcgcccaccgcgccgccgccgctgcagctgaCAGGCGTGCCGaagcacctcgacgccacaCCCACGCGGCGTAAGCCGGCCATGGTCATACAGGATTCATTCGCCACGACGGgcagctgggcgtcgccgactcGAAGCCAGCACAAGGCCAGTCAGAAGGCAGATGCCTCTGCTGCGGCCACGCCGATGGAggcccctcggcggccaggacgggACCCCAGTGCTAAGCTAGGAGCCAGCTCCGCGGCTGGACGCGTGAGCACGTCTCCCGACAAAGTCAACACCGATAAGTCACCCAAGAAAGCCGTGGGCGGATTGTCCGAAATTCCCGATTCGGATGAGGAAGATGAGGGCTTCGACGCAGAAGAAAGCATGCGAGGAGGCGGTGAGCTCGAAGAGGCACGGGATCGCGACGAGCACCATTTCGTAGTGGGTGCTGAGACGCAACTTGTCATGAGTGAACTGGCATCAAGCGAAGCATTGCAACAGTCTCTCGGGAGGCCGGTTTCTGTCCCTGCCCGATCGTCGTCATCTctctcctccatctccgagcagtcgtcgagcgccgccccccAGGCCGTCAGTTGCCCCCCAGCGACCCTtccacggccgccacccTCCGAACATCAGGAGTCCCGTTCGCGACAGGAGCCGTCAGCCGCCAAGCCAAGCACCAAGCCCATTCGCAAGCCCCTTTATCACCCGGTGTCACCCTCGCAGCCCCGCCAAAGCCAGCCGTTCGAGTCCCAGCGCGTCCACGTCACTATCCTCCAGTCCCTGGCCCCTCCTACGCCGCGCTCCgacatcctcctccccttgTCCACCGTGCAGCTCGAGCCGCTGGTGAGCGGCCAcgtcgtccacgtcgtcaTGCCGTTCAAGATCCCCACGCAAGTAGTCCGCTTCTGGCTCCTTGAGCGCTCGATGCTGCGGTACATGGCTTGCGTCGAACCCTATCCCCCCGACGGGGAACCGCTGCCTATCCCTGTGACTGGCTCAAGGGGCTCATGGCGGTACTACGTCCGGCAGGTGTACCAGCTCAACAACCCCGTTGCGGAACCCGACATGCGTGAGGAAGGCTGGTTGGACAAAAGCGAGGCTATCGGAAAATACGTCTACCTGCCACCAGCGATGATCGGCCAACTCCTTTGGAACCTGAGGCACGCCCTttttggcgacgacgccgaggaggagcgagcttcagactcggacgaggaggcggtcgCGGAGGCGGGCACCACCCATGCCGAGCCTCCCGAACAACCGCTACCCTCCGGCAGGGGGCAGACGCCTTCTGGCAGCCTCACCGTCTCGCAGCAGGTCACTGCCCAGATTCACAGCGACATCGCCTACTCCACGCAGTTCATCCCGTCGACGCccctcgacgatggccaAGAGGATCAAAACGGCACCTCACCCCGGGTTGGCGAGGGCACGACTCCCCGCCTTGGCGAGCCCCCTTCCTCATCCATCaagcctcctccgccgccgccgccgccgcccgcctttGCGGCCTCATCCTCTTCCGCCCGACGTCTCAGAACTCCGCGCCAAGCCAGGTACACTTCCGCGACgaccaccactaccacgtCCACTACCACTACAACCATCCGGCCCTCTCAAGCAACGACCGCATCCCAGCCATCTTCGCCCGAACAATCCCACCCCCGACCCCACCTCCACCACAAcgctcctccagcgcgccatcgtcgcctaCGCACCACgccaaacaccaccaccgcgcgctcgcctcaccaccaccaccagccgcccccTCAGCAACCGTCctccagcaacaacagcctcCACTTcctcgaccacggcgccTCCCTCGTCTCCATGCCCCCCTGCTCCCCTacctctcccctcctccagccGGGAGACTTGCCactcccctcctcctcctcctccctgcccgcctcctcccagcTCCTCACCAAGAGCCAGATGCTGCCAGACAGCCTCCTCCGCGACGGgctccccccgccgccgctgccccccgcGTTTGCGAAAtcaggcgccggcgccgccacctctGCGCGTGAGATTTgggactcggacgacgatgatgtgcCGCTGTGA
- the UFD4 gene encoding HECT-type E3 ubiquitin transferase (COG:O~BUSCO:EOG092609O9~EggNog:ENOG503NWRE) → MAERTSAGDNEARLASSPSTAPAAAGPTRITRSSARQAASQAAQASDTPPAPAPTTSSAAASTPLARKRKAATDKSPATPSQPNSSGRRSKRQKIPEAPAPAALPAPPPTLLTHPRRKGKAPASADMDSAERSSSGVPGPADESQSTSQAPVSSRKSARSKKSTSVAQGEGSAPTPAPRRPRRNPIISNDPDTAMSGTDENNDPGPPPPPPPVESPADNDSDDHDEDDEDAEDRDHFDENEDEEDDDPFGGFGGAGLSNTLRALTGMMSGLSGRLRELLNNLRQDDLSVQVIALQELSEILLVSNEDNLSGHFSPDAFVKELVLLMNKEDSPEVMLLACRCLANLMEALPASVANVVYGNAVPVLCQKLLEISFIDLAEQALSTLEKISAEYPSSIVREGGLTACLSYLDFFATSTQRTAVTTAANCCRNIPDDSFPVVKEVMPILLNVLGSSDQRVVEQASLCVSGIVESFKYQSAKLEELVSVDLLRAILRLLVPGTTNLIGSNIHTQFLRVLAFTARASPRLSTELFKLNVVETLYQILTGVSPPSGTDDVASKLDSVVVMQALIHRPREQIVETLNVILELLPSLPRNADPSYGDFVELHASAEPITPSSLGGRSRRTPNDKRIELLENCKEEVRRFALIIFPTLTDAFSSTVNLSVRQKVLTAQLKMLSNLDKDILAEALTPVPYASFLASILSQRDHPSLVMLGLQATELLLSRLDDIYRYQLYREGVIYEINKLATEEDSDEDTQDATGEKKPKKHRNSSTADGASDHEERESEDEDGNENDNDDDDSEDSSGDDEEGDDEDDENGDQEHEVVPGNLSPASSRGSTMSLDVPPHRYVSDIRSMKSRIRDVATKFLETHEGEGHGQAMKSKATAILNTLSDLAGDLEDFYLKRTSTSLSQQAGRELFVKLASYFDTDLLESVTSAELLASGLVRTLLEVFSNPDEELARAAQSTFLEVFMGHTLKSKPKTATAESPATPFSVMIHKLQDLLSRSEHFEVITVHHNSFDGNRSSPASMLGKQIRLRLVADDDSNIPRPYRNIMVSIHAIATFKSLDDYLRPRISLAERPPSARRDGLARAFAAISGAAGGLPLSSAAAARLVDRSPFSGPLIPPVGGPPPAASTPSGSRHSRRSKNRSYPPVHDPSTPDQAAGPSREKGALRRSSRRHAVSADTPPPPRPPPADDDDVQSTLECADEKQLSDEEEEGDDTSALDAIVGELDEDMEDGDEPLHDPSAVNLEVATGGKITARKEDGTRVPTPRGSGLATRTGGVSGTSSGQGTPTPSTSAPRAQGMSYASALQATPQDWHIEFSFDSRVIPNETTIYRAVHTSTATPDDLLSRSIWSATHPIKFRRVPGPPPTEPQSFGSTTDGEAETENGIPASLAKNPTTSFILRLLNILHELNANIEDVLAENRNSTISLNVEPPSQFVNTKLTAKLNRQLEEPLIVASSCLPSWSEDLARLYPFLFPFETRHLFLQSTSFGYARSMARWQNAQSGDDNRRDRNNDRPFLGRLQRQKVRISRLKILESALKVMDLYGASQSILEVEYFEEVGTGLGPTLEFYSTVSKEFSKKKLKLWREVDSVGPDEFVSGPVGLFPRPLSQEELSAPNGERILHLFKMLGKFVARSMIDSRIVDLHFNPIFFRIGDGPSTGVKPSLGAVKLVDPGLARSLKVIKKFALAKKEIDEDAKRSPAQKVADTTDLVVDNVRLEDLCLDFTLPGYPSIELEDNGSHKRVTMENVEAYLDKVIDMTLGSGVRQQVDAFRSGFSQVFPYSALSAFTPDELVSLFGKVDEDWSLETLTDSIKADHGYNMDSRSVKNLLQTMASFDTPQRRDFLQFTTGSPKLPIGGFRSLTPMFTVVCKPSEHPYTSDDYLPSVMTCVNYLKLPDYTTVDIMRKQLFTAMKEGQGAFHLS, encoded by the exons tACAAG AATCACCAGGTCTTCCGCCCGCCAAGCTGCGAGCCAGGCGGCCCAAGCTTCCGACACGCCACCTGCACCCGCTCCGACGACCTCTTCTGCCGCCGCATCCACGCCGCTGGCTCGGAAGCgaaaggcggcgacggacaaGAGTCCCGCTACTCCATCGCAACCAAACTCTTCGGGTCGACGGTCCAAGAGACAGAAGATTCCCGAAGCCCCTGCGCCTGCCGCTCtgccggcccctccccctacGCTCCTCACTCATCCGCGCAGGAAGGGCAAGGCTCCAGCTTCAGCCGATATGGATAGCGCAGA ACGCAGCAGCTCCGGTGTGCCTGGCCCCGCAGATGAGTCCCAGAGCACTAGCCAGGCGCCTGTCTCGAGTAGAAAATCTGCCCGAAGTAAGAAGTCAACATCGGTAGCTCAAG GCGAAGGTTCAGCTCCGACACCGGCACCGAGACGACCGAGACGGAACCCGATCATTAGCAATGATCCAGACACGGCCATGAGCGGAACAGATGAGAATAACGACCCGGgccctcccccacccccaccGCCCGTCGAAAGTCCTGCCGATAACGATAGTGACGACCatgatgaggacgacgaggatgctgAAGATCGGGATCATTTCGACGAaaacgaagacgaggaagatgatgaCCCCTTCGGCGGTTTCGGAGGTGCGGGCTTGTCCAACACCCTGCGAGCCCTGACCGGCATGATGTCCGGCCTGTCCGGCCGTCTTCGTGAGCTCCTCAACAACCTACGCCAAGATGACCTGTCCGTTCAGGTCATTGCCCTCCAAGAACTATCGGAAATACTTCTCGTGTCGAACGAGGACAACCTGTCGGGACACTTTTCTCCAGACGCCTTCGTCAAAGAGCTGGTACTACTAATGAACAAGGAAGACAGCCCCGAAGTCATGCTATTGGCATGCCGTTGTCTGGCAAATCTTATGGAAGCGCTGCCAGCAAGTGTGGCCAACGTCGTCTACGGCAATGCGGTTCCCGTTCTTTGCCAGAAGCTCCTCGAGATCTCCTTCATCGACCTGGCCGAGCAGGCTCTCAGCACCCTCGAAAAAATATCGGCAGAGTATCCCTCTAGTATCGTCCGCGAGGGAGGTCTGACGGCTTGTCTGTCTTATCTTGACTTCTTCGCCACGAGCACTCAGAGGACGGCAGTGACCACAGCAGCGAATTGCTGCCGCAACATCCCCGACGACTCTTTCCCCGTGGTAAAGGAGGTCATGCCCATTCTCCTCAACGTTCTCGGTAGCAGCGATCAGCGCGTTGTTGAACAGGCGTCACTCTGTGTTTCTGGCATTGTGGAGAGTTTCAAGTACCAGTCCgcgaagctcgaggagctggtgaGCGTCGATCTGCTCCGTGCAATTCTCAGACTCCTTGTTCCTGGCACGACGAACCTTATCGGATCCAACATCCACACCCAGTTCCTGCGCGTCTTGGCATTCACCGCCCGAGCCAGCCCGCGCCTATCTACCGAGCTCTTCAAGCTTAACGTTGTCGAGACACTGTACCAGATCTTGACTGGCGTCTCGCCACCGAGCGGCACCGATGACGTGGCTTCCAAGTTGGACAGCGTGGTGGTCATGCAGGCTCTTATTCATCGTCCCAGAGAGCAGATCGTGGAGACCCTAAATGTCATTCTGGAGCTTCTTCCTAGCTTGCCGCGCAACGCTGACCCGTCTTATGGGGACTTTGTTGAACTGCATGCGTCCGCAGAGCCAATCACCCCATCCTCGCTTGGCGGCAGAAGCCGGCGCACTCCTAATGATAAGCGGATTGAGCTCTTGGAAAACTGTAAGGAGGAAGTCCGTCGTTTCGCATTGATCATTTTCCCGACATTGACCGATGCATTTTCGAGCACGGTGAACCTAAGCGTTCGCCAAAAGGTTCTCACAGCGCAGCTCAAGATGCTTTCCAATCTGGACAAAGATATTTTGGCCGAAGCCTTGACACCCGTGCCTTATGCCTCTTTTCTCGCATCGATTTTGTCTCAACGGGACCATCCTTCCCTGGTAATGCTCGGCCTTCAGGCGACAGAGCTTCTCCTCAGTCGCCTGGATGATATTTACCGTTACCAGCTGTATCGCGAGGGTGTCATCTATGAGATCAATAAGCTTGCAACTGAAGAAGATTCAGATGAGGACACACAGGATGCCACAGGCGAGAAGAAACCTAAGAAACATCGAAACTCCAGCACCGCTGATGGTGCTTCGGACCATGAGGAGCGCGAgtcggaggacgaggacggcaatGAAAATGAcaatgatgacgatgactCCGAAGACTCCTCGGgagacgatgaggagggcgatgacgaagacgacgagaaTGGCGACCAAGAACATGAGGTGGTCCCAGGAAATCTTTCGCCGGCTAGTTCCAGGGGATCTACTATGTCTCTGGACGTCCCACCTCATCGCTACGTGTCTGATATTCGATCTATGAAGTCCCGCATCCGCGACGTGGCCACAAAATTCCTAGAGACGCACGAAGGCGAAGGACACGGCCAAGCCATGAAATccaaggcgacggccatCCTCAACACTCTCTCGGACCTGGCTGGAGACCTCGAAGACTTTTACCTCAAAAGGACCTCTACCAGTCTTTCCCAACAAGCTGGCAGAGAGCTTTTTGTCAAATTGGCGTCGTATTTCGACACGGACCTGCTTGAAAGCGTGACAAGCGCCGAGCTTCTTGCGTCTGGGCTCGTGCGAACGCTTCTCGAAGTTTTCAGCAATCcggacgaggagcttgcTCGAGCCGCTCAATCCACCTTTTTAGAGGTGTTCATGGGTCACACTCTCAAGTCGAAACCGAAGACGGCCACCGCCGAATCTCCAGCGACACCCTTCAGCGTGATGATACACAAGCTGCAAGACTTGCTCAGTAGGTCGGAGCATTTTGAGGTGATCACTGTGCATCACAATTCTTTCGACGGCAATCGAAGCAGTCCCGCATCGATGCTGGGAAAGCAAATCCGGCTTAGGCTGGTTGCAGACGATGACTCCAACATCCCACGGCCGTACAGGAACATCATGGTGTCTATTCACGCGATCGCCACCTTCAAGTCTCTAGACGATTACCTCCGTCCACGAATCAGTCTGGCAGAGCGTCCCCCAAGCGCGCGTCGAGACGGGCTTGCCAGAGCATTTGCAGCCATTAGTGGTGCTGCCGGTGGCTTGCCTCTGAGCAGtgcagctgccgcccgtctcgttgACCGCAGTCCCTTCTCAGGGCCTCTGATCCCCCCTGTCGGAGGccctccgccggcggcttcgacacCGTCAGGATCGCGGCACTCGCGTCGCTCGAAGAATAGGTCATACCCGCCGGTTCATGATCCCTCCACTCCGGACCAGGCTGCGGGCCCTTCTCGCGAGAAGGGGGCTCTTCGTAGGTCGTCTCGACGTCACGCTGTTTCTGCTGATACCCCTCCaccgccccgcccgccccccgccgatgacgacgacgttcAGAGCACTTTAGAGTGCGCGGACGAGAAGCAGCTGtctgatgaagaagaagaaggtgaTGATACGAGTGCCCTGGACGCCATCGTTggggagctcgacgaggatATGGAAGATGGAGACGAGCCGTTGCATGACCCGTCTGCTGTCAATCTTGAGGTCGCTACTGGTGGCAAGATCACAGCCCGAAAGGAAGACGGTACGCGAGTGCCTACTCCTAGAGGTTCTGGTCTGGCCACACGCACCGGCGGGGTTTCTGGCACCAGCTCCGGACAGGGCACACCGACGCCTTCGACCTCGGCCCCGCGAGCACAGGGCATGTCGTACGCTTCCGCTCTGCAAGCTACGCCACAAGATTGGCACATCGAATTCAGCTTCGACAGCAGGGTCATTCCAAACGAGACGACGATATATCGTGCAGTTCACACTTCGACGGCAACCCCGGACGATCTGCTCAGTCGGAGCATCTGGTCGGCGACTCACCCGATCAAGTTCAGACGAGTTCCTGGTCCACCACCCACAGAGCCTCAGTCGTTCGGCTCCACCACGGATGGTGAGGCAGAAACTGAAAATGGCATTCCGGCATCGCTGGCCAAGAACCCTACGACGTCCTTCATTCTGCGTCTGTTGAATATCCTCCATGAGCTTAATGCCAACATTGAGGACGTCTTGGCCGAGAACCGCAACAGCACCATTAGCCTCAACGTCGAGCCGCCTTCGCAGTTTGTCAACACGAAGCTTACAGCCAAGCTCAACCGTCAACTTGAAGAGCCCCTCATCGTagccagcagctgcttgcCAAGCTGGTCCGAAGACTTGGCGCGCCTATATCCCTTCCTGTTCCCGTTCGAGACTCGACATCTCTTCCTTCAGTCGACGTCCTTCGGATATGCTCGATCGATGGCACGATGGCAGAATGCGCAGTCTGGCGACGACAACCGTCGGGATCGCAACAATGACCGGCCAttcctcggccgcctccagcgccaGAAGGTACGAATCTCGCGCCTCAAGATCCTTGAGTCGGCGCTCAAGGTCATGGATCTGTACGGTGCTTCGCAGAGCATTTTGGAGGTCGAGTACTTTGAGGAGGTCGGCACTGGCCTCGGCCCCACGCTGGAGTTTTACTCGACGGTGTCGAAGGAGTTctccaagaagaagctcaagcTCTGGCGCGAGGTTGACTCTGTTGGGCCTGACGAATTTGTCTCAGGACCCGTTGGACTGTTTCCTCGTCCCCTTAGCCAAGAGGAGCTGTCGGCGCCAAATGGAGAACGCATCCTCCACCTCTTCAAGATGCTTGGAAAGTTTGTGGCACGATCCATGATTGACTCACGGATCGTTGACCTACATTTTAACCCCATTTTCTTCCGCATTGGAGATGGTCCTTCCACGGGTGTGAAGCCGTCCCTAGGCGCAGTCAAACTTGTTGACCCAGGCTTGGCGCGCTCGCTCAAGGTCATCAAAAAGTTTGCTCTCGCAAAGAAGGAGATTGACGAAGACGCAAAGCGATCTCCCGCGCAGAAGGTGGCCGACACGACAGACCTCGTCGTAGATAacgtccgcctcgaggaTCTTTGCCTCGACTTCACGCTGCCAGGGTACCCCAGCATCGAGCTCGAGGATAACGGGTCCCACAAGCGAGTTACTATGGAGAACGTGGAGGCCTACTTGGACAAGGTCATCGACATGACCCTTGGCTCAGGTGTGCGCCAGCAGGTGGATGCTTTCCGTTCGGGCTTCTCGCAGGTCTTCCCCTACTCAGCCCTGAGCGCTTTCACTCCCGATGAACTTGTCAGCTTGTTCGGCAAGGTGGACGAGGATTGGTCCCTTGAAA CCCTCACCGACTCCATCAAAGCCGATCACGGCTACAATATGGACAGCCGAAGCGTCAAGAATCTCCTGCAGACAATGGCCAGTTTTGACACGCCGCAGCGTCGAGACTTCTTGCAGTTTACTACCGGTAGCCCAAAGCTTCCGATTGGAG GTTTCAGGAGCTTGACCCCCATGTTCACCGTGGTGTGCAAGCCCAGCGAGCACCCGTATACGTCTGACGACTACCTACCCAGTGTCATGACCTGCGTGAACTACCTGAAGCTACCCGACTACACTACGGTCGATATTATGAGGAAGCAGCTATTCACAGCCATGAAGGAAGGACAGGGTGCCTTCCATCTGTCGTAA